Proteins from a genomic interval of Microvirgula aerodenitrificans DSM 15089:
- a CDS encoding MFS transporter encodes MEISTHSPRLAQAGRAGNRAWGLVAICAGMFMVTFDGVALNLALPTIRHEFNGSVSQLEWLVTAYTLPLASLLLTTGVLGDRWGARRLFIGSLLAFALTSLLCALSLSLPQLIASRMLQGMAAAGLLPMVLSLVAKSWQNPAERARAVNTLAIAGSVAIVVGPFGGGLMTQVLGWPSIFLINLPIGLLGAWLAYRHLEQTPRRRTPLDLPGAAVGTLALTALMAGLIESNTLGRTHPLVLGLVAGGIAGILAFIRIEKRVRHPVLPLALFHNRAFGAAVAGGFAFQFSCYGLLFMLAIFVQQAWQVTPLQAGLLLLPFAIALILTTLMLNPWLLKRGARWMLWVGSAWASAGGIIMLGMSTPGTWPVLVLGTVVIAIGTGIYSPTLNVVATTTVDPACAGLASGVYNTSRQIGMAMGIAILGSLVGGTVPALAGLRAGLLLVIACLLSIVVLTRRYIRE; translated from the coding sequence ATGGAAATTTCAACTCACTCACCACGACTGGCACAGGCGGGCCGTGCGGGAAACAGGGCATGGGGACTGGTGGCCATCTGTGCCGGCATGTTCATGGTCACGTTCGACGGCGTTGCACTGAATCTGGCACTGCCCACGATCCGGCACGAGTTCAATGGCTCCGTGTCGCAACTGGAGTGGCTCGTGACAGCCTATACCTTGCCGCTGGCCAGCCTTTTGCTGACGACAGGCGTGCTGGGGGACCGCTGGGGCGCGCGGCGGCTGTTTATCGGTTCGCTGCTGGCGTTTGCCCTGACTTCCCTGCTGTGCGCCCTGAGTTTGTCGCTGCCGCAACTGATCGCCTCCCGCATGCTGCAGGGCATGGCCGCGGCAGGCCTGCTGCCGATGGTGCTGTCGCTGGTTGCCAAGAGCTGGCAGAACCCGGCCGAACGCGCCCGTGCCGTGAACACCCTGGCAATCGCAGGCAGCGTCGCCATCGTCGTTGGCCCCTTTGGTGGGGGCCTGATGACACAAGTCCTCGGCTGGCCCTCGATCTTTCTGATCAATCTGCCCATTGGCCTGCTGGGGGCCTGGCTGGCATACCGCCATCTGGAACAGACGCCGCGGCGGCGTACACCGCTGGATTTGCCTGGTGCTGCCGTCGGTACGCTGGCGCTGACAGCCCTGATGGCCGGCCTGATCGAAAGCAACACGCTGGGACGCACGCATCCACTGGTTCTTGGTCTGGTTGCCGGGGGCATTGCGGGCATCCTGGCATTCATCCGCATCGAGAAGCGTGTTCGGCATCCGGTGTTGCCACTGGCCCTGTTCCACAACCGGGCATTTGGCGCTGCCGTGGCAGGAGGATTTGCTTTCCAGTTCAGCTGCTATGGGCTGCTGTTCATGCTGGCGATTTTTGTCCAGCAGGCGTGGCAGGTCACGCCCCTGCAGGCCGGCTTGCTGCTGCTGCCATTCGCTATCGCCTTGATCCTGACCACACTGATGCTCAATCCCTGGCTGCTGAAGCGCGGAGCACGCTGGATGTTGTGGGTTGGCAGCGCCTGGGCCTCGGCGGGCGGCATCATCATGCTGGGAATGTCGACGCCCGGGACCTGGCCGGTGCTGGTGCTGGGCACGGTGGTGATTGCCATTGGCACCGGCATCTACTCGCCCACGTTGAATGTGGTGGCGACCACGACAGTTGATCCGGCCTGTGCAGGCCTGGCCTCCGGGGTCTACAACACGTCCCGCCAGATCGGCATGGCCATGGGGATCGCCATCCTGGGGTCCCTGGTGGGCGGTACCGTACCTGCGCTGGCCGGGCTGCGGGCCGGACTTCTGCTGGTCATCGCCTGCCTGCTCAGCATTGTGGTACTGACACGACGCTATATCCGGGAGTGA
- a CDS encoding NAD(P)-dependent alcohol dehydrogenase, with product MKTIGYAAYSPDSPLAPLTFERRALRPDDVAMEILYCGVCHSDLHTAHNDWGWSYYPIVPGHEIVGRVTATGSQVTRYQIGDHVAVGCMVDSCQECDQCHNGEEQLCREGHTGTYCGHDRHTGEPTQGGYAKHLVVREAFCLRVPDGLDLARTAPLLCAGITTYSPLRTWNVGPGSRVGVIGLGGLGHMAVKLAVGLGADVTVLSRSNGKEADALALGADRLLVSTDAGAMNKAANGFDLIVDTVPVKHSLDPYLPLLDVDGTLVIVGQVGPMAETNTVPLLLGRRRVAGSPIGGIRETQELLDFCAKKNILPDCEMIRMDQINDAFERMEKADVRYRFVIDMATLSDGQA from the coding sequence ATGAAAACCATTGGTTATGCTGCTTACAGCCCGGATTCTCCGCTGGCACCCCTGACGTTCGAGCGCCGGGCATTGCGACCGGATGACGTCGCCATGGAAATCCTCTACTGCGGCGTGTGTCACTCCGACCTGCACACCGCGCACAACGACTGGGGCTGGAGCTATTACCCGATCGTGCCCGGTCACGAGATTGTCGGCCGGGTGACCGCCACCGGCTCACAGGTGACGCGCTACCAGATCGGCGACCACGTGGCCGTCGGCTGCATGGTCGACAGTTGCCAGGAATGCGACCAGTGTCACAACGGTGAGGAACAACTGTGCCGCGAAGGTCATACCGGCACCTACTGCGGCCACGACCGCCATACCGGCGAACCGACCCAGGGCGGCTATGCCAAGCATCTGGTGGTACGGGAAGCCTTCTGCCTGCGCGTGCCCGACGGCCTTGATCTGGCCAGAACCGCACCGCTGCTGTGTGCGGGCATCACGACCTATTCGCCGCTGCGCACCTGGAATGTGGGCCCGGGCAGCCGGGTTGGCGTGATCGGGCTGGGCGGGCTCGGCCACATGGCGGTCAAGCTGGCGGTCGGCCTTGGCGCCGACGTGACCGTACTGAGCCGCAGCAACGGCAAGGAAGCCGATGCGCTGGCGCTGGGCGCCGATCGTCTGCTGGTGTCCACCGATGCCGGGGCCATGAACAAGGCGGCCAACGGCTTCGACCTGATCGTCGATACCGTGCCGGTCAAGCACAGCCTGGACCCCTACCTGCCGCTGCTCGACGTGGACGGTACCCTGGTCATCGTCGGCCAGGTGGGCCCGATGGCGGAAACCAATACCGTTCCGCTGCTGCTCGGTCGCCGCCGTGTTGCGGGCTCCCCGATCGGCGGCATCCGTGAAACCCAGGAACTGCTCGACTTCTGCGCGAAGAAGAACATCCTGCCGGACTGCGAAATGATCCGCATGGACCAGATCAACGATGCCTTTGAGCGCATGGAAAAAGCCGACGTGCGCTATCGCTTCGTGATCGACATGGCCACGTTGTCCGACGGACAGGCCTGA
- a CDS encoding methyl-accepting chemotaxis protein, which translates to MSWLKEKVGKVSLQSVQGRIALAAGGALVISSATLLAVNIGSAMMTQTMVSSRTNELMRSEAEAKLRNLASAQAGAIQARFDLALDAARTMAHTFSLARSSVPMGRVQLNAILHNVLVNNPEFNGTYSCWEPNAVDGNDAQHTGSGNGNNAQTGRFTPYFTRNGSGTIAVQPLVEYDSDAAHVNGVPKGGWYTGPRTTGQESVLGPLPYVVQGKSVFLATMSVPIMVNGKFAGVAGADYNLDFVQKISQETNKSLYEGKGRLLILSDRGLVVADSASPESIGKPFTSGAGEQHAAALLDDIKAGNAKTWVDDASQSINAMAPIPLGKTGKPWAVLIQVPKDVALAEVNSLNSEVKARSIFATLLQIGAGIGIILLASLFLWRMSARIARPIRKAADMAKSIEYGVFDTRLAVESNDEVGKLASALNSMGDSLQEKVNLAEQISEGNLNCQVNLTSPSDQLGISLKKMVDNLNRMVGNLQTEAKAIDNNAKDMSVLSQELSEGAGSSAASIEQVSTAMAQISSQTKSNADNANRAKTISQTSRTAAVTGARDMDEMLTAMQEIKSSGDNIAAIIQTINDITAQTNLLALNAAIEAARAGETGRGFAVVADEVRSLATRSANAAQKVTELVKSSSVKTAVGVETANKTADSLKQIVTSAEELSLLVDGISLASQEQVVGIDEITQGMNQIDNDTQAVSQHAEQCAATAVQLTSQAKLVHDLIKHYRVKA; encoded by the coding sequence ATGAGCTGGTTAAAGGAAAAAGTCGGTAAGGTCAGCCTGCAATCCGTGCAGGGACGCATTGCCCTCGCTGCGGGCGGGGCACTGGTCATCAGCTCGGCCACGCTGCTTGCCGTCAATATCGGGTCGGCAATGATGACGCAAACCATGGTCAGCAGCCGCACCAACGAGTTGATGCGCAGTGAAGCGGAAGCCAAATTGCGCAATCTGGCCTCGGCCCAGGCCGGTGCGATCCAGGCGCGTTTCGATCTGGCTCTCGATGCGGCACGCACCATGGCCCATACCTTTTCCCTGGCCAGGAGCAGTGTGCCGATGGGGCGCGTGCAGTTGAACGCCATTTTGCACAATGTGCTGGTCAACAATCCGGAATTCAACGGAACCTATTCCTGCTGGGAACCCAACGCCGTCGATGGCAACGATGCCCAGCACACCGGTAGCGGCAATGGCAATAATGCCCAGACCGGGCGATTCACTCCGTACTTTACCCGTAATGGCAGTGGCACTATTGCCGTACAGCCATTGGTTGAATATGACTCCGATGCAGCCCACGTAAATGGCGTGCCCAAGGGCGGCTGGTATACCGGCCCCAGAACGACGGGGCAGGAAAGCGTGCTTGGCCCCTTGCCGTATGTGGTGCAGGGGAAAAGCGTGTTTCTGGCCACCATGTCGGTACCGATCATGGTGAACGGGAAATTCGCCGGGGTGGCGGGGGCCGACTACAACCTCGACTTCGTACAGAAAATCAGCCAGGAGACCAACAAGTCCCTGTATGAAGGCAAGGGCCGGCTGCTGATTCTCAGTGATCGCGGGCTGGTGGTCGCGGACAGTGCCAGCCCGGAAAGCATCGGCAAGCCGTTCACGTCCGGTGCCGGGGAACAGCATGCGGCCGCGCTGCTTGATGACATCAAGGCCGGCAACGCGAAAACCTGGGTGGACGATGCCTCGCAGTCCATCAATGCCATGGCGCCGATTCCGCTTGGCAAGACGGGCAAGCCGTGGGCGGTCCTGATCCAGGTGCCGAAGGATGTGGCGCTGGCCGAAGTCAACAGCCTGAACAGCGAAGTGAAGGCACGTTCCATTTTTGCCACCCTGCTGCAGATTGGTGCCGGCATCGGCATCATCCTGCTTGCCAGCCTGTTCCTGTGGCGGATGTCTGCCAGGATCGCCCGTCCGATCCGGAAAGCGGCTGATATGGCGAAAAGCATCGAGTATGGCGTCTTTGATACCCGGCTTGCCGTCGAATCGAATGATGAGGTCGGCAAGCTGGCCTCGGCATTGAACAGCATGGGCGACAGCCTGCAGGAGAAGGTCAACCTTGCCGAGCAGATCAGCGAGGGCAATCTGAACTGCCAGGTGAACCTGACTTCGCCCTCCGACCAGCTCGGCATCTCGCTGAAGAAGATGGTCGACAACCTGAACCGGATGGTCGGCAATCTGCAAACGGAAGCCAAGGCCATCGACAACAATGCGAAGGACATGTCGGTGCTGAGTCAGGAACTGTCCGAAGGGGCGGGCAGCTCGGCCGCCTCGATCGAGCAGGTCAGTACGGCCATGGCGCAGATCAGTTCGCAGACCAAGAGCAATGCCGACAATGCCAACCGGGCGAAAACCATTTCCCAGACCTCCCGCACTGCGGCGGTCACCGGTGCGCGCGACATGGACGAGATGCTGACGGCCATGCAGGAGATCAAGTCGTCCGGAGACAATATCGCCGCCATCATCCAGACCATCAACGACATTACCGCGCAGACCAACCTGCTGGCCCTCAATGCCGCCATTGAGGCGGCACGGGCAGGCGAGACCGGTCGCGGCTTTGCCGTGGTGGCCGACGAAGTGCGTTCGCTGGCGACGCGCAGTGCCAACGCGGCACAGAAAGTCACCGAGCTGGTCAAGTCTTCCAGCGTGAAAACGGCCGTCGGCGTCGAGACGGCAAACAAGACTGCGGACTCGCTCAAGCAGATTGTGACCAGCGCGGAAGAGCTGTCCTTGCTGGTCGACGGGATCTCGCTGGCCTCGCAGGAGCAGGTGGTGGGGATCGACGAGATTACCCAGGGGATGAACCAGATCGACAACGATACGCAGGCGGTCAGCCAGCATGCCGAGCAGTGTGCGGCGACGGCCGTTCAGCTGACCTCGCAGGCAAAGCTCGTGCATGACCTGATCAAGCACTATCGCGTCAAGGCATAA
- a CDS encoding B3/B4 domain-containing protein, whose amino-acid sequence MRSVMPSIDPDIASLAPGFRALSISVEATPIVNPGVAADALRRACQSLTTGGAAWAEAHLQAWAEVFRQFGAKPQRTPCSAEALRKRVLRDGSMPSIDPIVDLYNAISIEYAIPVGGENFAAYAGAPRLAIADGTELFDTMKDGAPAHENPEVGEVVWRDDIGVTCRRWNWRQGVRTRLGADATQMWFILESLPAMPLAALHEAGDQLTRGLLEMMPGAVIESTLIGFDPR is encoded by the coding sequence ATGCGCTCCGTCATGCCGTCAATCGATCCGGATATCGCCAGCCTCGCCCCCGGCTTCCGGGCTCTCAGCATCAGTGTCGAGGCGACACCCATCGTCAATCCCGGCGTTGCTGCCGATGCGCTGCGCCGGGCCTGCCAGTCGCTGACCACCGGCGGTGCTGCCTGGGCAGAAGCCCACCTGCAGGCCTGGGCGGAGGTGTTCCGGCAGTTCGGCGCCAAGCCGCAGCGGACCCCGTGCTCCGCCGAAGCCTTGCGCAAGCGGGTGCTGCGGGATGGCAGCATGCCAAGTATTGACCCCATTGTTGATCTGTATAACGCCATCAGCATTGAGTATGCGATTCCTGTCGGCGGCGAGAATTTTGCCGCCTATGCCGGCGCCCCCCGGCTGGCCATTGCGGATGGCACGGAGCTGTTCGACACCATGAAGGACGGGGCACCGGCACATGAAAACCCCGAGGTCGGGGAAGTCGTGTGGCGGGACGACATCGGGGTGACCTGCCGGCGCTGGAACTGGCGGCAGGGGGTCAGGACCAGGCTGGGGGCCGACGCCACGCAGATGTGGTTCATTCTGGAAAGCCTGCCGGCCATGCCACTGGCCGCGCTGCATGAAGCCGGCGACCAGCTGACCCGGGGCCTGCTGGAGATGATGCCTGGTGCGGTGATTGAATCCACGCTGATCGGCTTCGACCCGCGATAA
- a CDS encoding helix-turn-helix domain-containing protein: MTKKVNIPTDSGADVQTVSEAVSARLKAHRKQQKLSLDELSRRAGVSKGMLVEIEKSAANPSIAILCKIAAALGMSVADIVNVASAPPVHLIEAEHIPTLWTGPGGGTARLLAGTSGPNMIELWRWAMPPGERFESPGHPQGTFELFHVEQGQLTVRVGKTELIVPAGCSAVARTDVPHHYANEGDAGLIFTMSVAELHPQATIR, from the coding sequence ATGACCAAAAAAGTCAATATACCGACCGATTCCGGCGCCGATGTCCAGACGGTCAGCGAGGCAGTCTCCGCCAGGCTCAAGGCACACAGGAAGCAGCAGAAGCTTTCCCTGGACGAACTTTCGCGCCGCGCCGGCGTCAGCAAGGGCATGCTGGTCGAGATCGAAAAATCCGCCGCCAACCCCAGCATCGCCATCCTGTGCAAGATTGCTGCGGCGCTTGGCATGTCGGTAGCGGATATCGTGAACGTGGCCAGTGCCCCTCCCGTGCACCTGATCGAAGCAGAACACATCCCGACGCTGTGGACCGGTCCCGGCGGAGGCACCGCGCGTCTGCTGGCCGGGACCAGCGGGCCGAACATGATCGAGCTGTGGCGCTGGGCGATGCCGCCGGGCGAGCGGTTTGAATCGCCCGGGCATCCGCAAGGGACTTTCGAGCTGTTCCATGTCGAGCAGGGGCAGTTGACGGTCAGAGTGGGCAAGACCGAGCTGATCGTTCCCGCGGGCTGTTCCGCCGTCGCCAGAACCGACGTGCCCCATCACTATGCGAATGAAGGCGACGCCGGGCTGATATTCACCATGAGCGTGGCCGAACTGCATCCGCAGGCAACGATACGCTGA
- a CDS encoding FMN-binding negative transcriptional regulator has product MYLPARFNEPDTDALHECMIRHPLGTLITHGRNGLDANAIPFELVAGEGASGVLKAHIARANPLWQDLRDGDPVLVVFQAGDAYVSPGWYPTKLESHRQVPTWNYIVVHAHGHIRFHDDETFVRGVVARLTRAREASQPSPWKMGDGPKDYIDALLRRIVGLQIDITRLVGKSKLGQDEVARDICGAGHALRACGQHEIGDAMLARAEDKAAPLPSPRPPPLP; this is encoded by the coding sequence ATGTATCTGCCCGCCCGCTTCAATGAGCCCGACACCGATGCCCTGCATGAATGCATGATCCGGCATCCGCTCGGGACTCTGATTACGCATGGCCGCAATGGCCTGGACGCCAACGCCATTCCGTTCGAGCTGGTGGCTGGCGAAGGGGCGTCCGGCGTGCTGAAAGCGCATATTGCCCGCGCCAACCCGCTATGGCAGGACCTCCGGGACGGTGATCCGGTGCTGGTGGTTTTTCAGGCTGGCGATGCGTATGTCTCGCCAGGCTGGTATCCGACCAAGCTCGAGTCGCACCGACAAGTTCCGACCTGGAATTACATCGTGGTCCATGCGCATGGACACATCCGTTTTCATGATGACGAGACATTTGTCAGGGGCGTGGTGGCCAGGCTGACCCGGGCACGCGAAGCCTCGCAGCCCAGCCCGTGGAAGATGGGTGATGGTCCGAAAGACTATATCGATGCGCTGCTGAGACGGATCGTCGGGCTGCAGATCGACATTACCCGCCTGGTGGGCAAAAGCAAACTTGGGCAGGACGAGGTGGCGCGGGACATCTGCGGTGCCGGCCATGCGCTCAGGGCTTGCGGACAGCATGAAATCGGCGATGCCATGCTGGCCAGGGCAGAAGACAAGGCCGCGCCGCTTCCTTCCCCCCGACCGCCCCCCCTTCCGTGA
- a CDS encoding autotransporter outer membrane beta-barrel domain-containing protein, with protein MPTLSRALQVASIGSLTGAMDRVGTRLEGLRLADNAAGGTARGMAAGDETARNGVWARTYSLRGSQNERDGFAGYDSKGWGIIAGADHEFAPGLVGGVALSYSDTSVDYNDQLSGNSCRVKSTQLSVYGSVPQLKLEWNKVSQDGYTESGGGPLALSVDSNSAERMRSILGAQLNHDTSIGGVRVQPYVNLFWNHDFKNAGIDSGASFVGGGSALPRAAATRHRSPMRQPAGRSDPCRCV; from the coding sequence ATGCCGACACTGTCGCGTGCGCTGCAGGTGGCCAGCATCGGCAGCCTGACCGGTGCCATGGATCGGGTCGGAACCCGTCTGGAAGGTCTCCGGCTGGCGGACAACGCGGCAGGCGGTACGGCGCGCGGCATGGCCGCCGGGGATGAAACGGCACGCAATGGCGTCTGGGCCAGGACATACAGTCTGCGCGGAAGCCAGAACGAGCGGGACGGTTTCGCCGGCTACGACAGCAAGGGCTGGGGCATTATCGCCGGTGCCGACCACGAGTTCGCACCGGGGCTGGTCGGTGGCGTCGCGCTCAGCTATTCCGACACCTCCGTCGACTACAACGACCAGCTCAGCGGCAACAGCTGCCGGGTCAAGAGCACGCAGCTGTCCGTTTACGGCAGCGTTCCGCAACTGAAGCTGGAATGGAACAAGGTGTCGCAGGACGGCTATACGGAAAGCGGCGGCGGCCCGCTGGCACTGAGTGTGGACTCGAATTCGGCCGAGCGCATGCGCTCCATCCTGGGGGCCCAGCTCAATCACGACACGTCAATCGGCGGGGTCAGGGTCCAGCCGTACGTGAACCTGTTCTGGAATCACGACTTCAAGAATGCCGGTATCGATTCTGGCGCCAGCTTTGTCGGCGGCGGATCGGCATTACCAAGGGCAGCGGCTACACGGCACAGGTCGCCCATGCGACAGCCCGCTGGGCGTTCTGATCCCTGTCGGTGTGTGTGA
- a CDS encoding TetR/AcrR family transcriptional regulator yields MSTSLDRLIETTQALLWERGYAGTSPRAIQEQAGVGQGSMYHHFRSKAALAQAAEERSAAELIEEVRQLLDGPGDPLDRVLAYLRLERDILKGCRIGRLAADPEVVADHSLRKPLEDTFAWISTRLTGLLQEAQAGGQLQQGLDPRLLAATVLAVRQGGYVLARAASSTVPYEQAVEGLTALLTARRT; encoded by the coding sequence ATGAGCACATCACTGGACAGACTGATCGAGACAACCCAGGCACTGCTGTGGGAGCGCGGCTATGCAGGCACCAGTCCGCGCGCCATTCAGGAACAGGCGGGCGTCGGTCAGGGCAGCATGTATCACCATTTTCGATCCAAAGCGGCGCTTGCACAGGCTGCCGAGGAACGCTCCGCAGCCGAGTTGATTGAGGAAGTCCGGCAGTTGCTCGATGGTCCCGGAGATCCGCTTGACCGGGTGCTGGCCTACCTCCGTCTGGAGCGGGATATTCTCAAGGGCTGTCGCATCGGCCGGCTGGCGGCCGACCCTGAAGTGGTGGCCGACCACAGCCTGCGCAAACCGCTGGAGGACACTTTCGCCTGGATCAGCACACGCCTGACCGGCTTGCTTCAGGAGGCGCAGGCTGGCGGTCAGCTGCAGCAGGGACTTGATCCGCGGCTGCTGGCGGCTACCGTGCTTGCGGTGCGCCAGGGCGGGTATGTGCTAGCCCGCGCGGCCAGCTCGACGGTCCCGTACGAACAGGCAGTCGAAGGGCTGACCGCCCTCCTGACGGCAAGGCGGACTTGA
- a CDS encoding LysE family translocator: MPEFSSLLAFGLVSLGMVLTPGPNMIYLISRSICQGRMAGLISLGGVALGFVVYMLCAALGITALVLAVPYAYDALRLGGALYLLYLAWQAVRPGGRSPFQVRDLPADSPRKLFMMGFVTNLLNPKIAVMYLSLLPQFISPEGHGSVLQQSLALGFTQIVISVSVNALIAVMAGSIAGFLAGRPLWQTVQRWLMGTVLAGLAVRMVMEGRR; this comes from the coding sequence ATGCCGGAATTCTCCAGTCTGCTTGCCTTCGGTCTTGTCTCGCTCGGCATGGTGCTCACGCCCGGGCCGAACATGATCTATCTGATCTCGCGCTCGATCTGCCAGGGACGCATGGCCGGGCTGATTTCCCTCGGGGGTGTCGCGCTGGGCTTCGTGGTCTACATGCTGTGTGCCGCACTGGGCATTACCGCGCTCGTGCTGGCCGTCCCGTATGCGTATGACGCATTGCGCCTCGGCGGGGCGCTGTATCTGCTCTATCTGGCCTGGCAGGCGGTCAGGCCCGGCGGCCGCTCGCCGTTCCAGGTCCGCGATCTGCCGGCGGACAGCCCGCGCAAGCTGTTCATGATGGGCTTTGTCACCAATCTGCTGAATCCCAAGATTGCCGTGATGTACCTGTCGCTGCTGCCGCAGTTCATCAGCCCCGAAGGACATGGCAGCGTGCTGCAGCAATCCCTTGCGCTGGGCTTCACCCAGATCGTCATCAGCGTCAGCGTCAATGCCCTGATTGCGGTCATGGCGGGCTCCATCGCCGGGTTTCTCGCCGGCCGGCCGCTGTGGCAGACGGTGCAGCGCTGGCTGATGGGCACGGTGCTGGCCGGTCTGGCCGTGCGCATGGTCATGGAAGGACGTCGCTAG
- a CDS encoding phage minor head protein, translating into MVQKKDDIFLTVDGRRAAAEEEKARQLALGITSYRWSSSNDEGVCERCMVNYGKVFRWDDPPPTGHPGEGKFCSRKEGCRCIAIPVFSQG; encoded by the coding sequence ATGGTGCAGAAAAAGGATGACATTTTTCTGACGGTGGACGGGCGCAGGGCCGCTGCCGAAGAAGAAAAAGCAAGGCAGCTTGCGCTGGGAATCACCAGCTACCGGTGGTCGAGCAGTAACGACGAGGGTGTGTGCGAACGCTGCATGGTCAACTACGGCAAGGTCTTTCGCTGGGATGATCCCCCGCCGACCGGCCACCCCGGTGAAGGGAAATTCTGCTCGCGCAAAGAAGGCTGTCGTTGCATCGCGATTCCGGTTTTCAGCCAGGGCTGA
- a CDS encoding methyl-accepting chemotaxis protein — translation MVAFVILIITLLSILFCVVVYSKMSSALLSSVHGEIDQAASNKVSFVTEWVNSRQQVMAATLARFGQGDLHPVLDQTLEAGHFDDAYVGQPDKTMTQSSKTPPVPAGYDPTGRPWYVAAIASQGPIATPPYIDAATRRPIITFAQARRENGKVIAVAGADVTLQRVVDEVTTAKLPGDGYAFLVTEDGLVIAHPQKDSGLKKISEVVPGYDFAGASKDGSYQDVALNGEHFLSSLRPVGKTGWYLGVMVPMAAATAEVNATVGLLLGLVLGGLLLAALVVFVGVTRMMAGLGVLRDTMRSVASGQGDLTVKLPVRSQDEVGQIATAFNEFMGTLHDMFVTVRSHAEDMATDVQQLHGAADRIASDSRNQTEEISSTAATIEEITVSINHIADSAEETDALVLQSNQHSVESHELMNSVAQEIGMVVETVGKLQNEMRGLASQSEEVRGIVNVIRSIADQTNLLALNAAIEAARAGEHGRGFAVVADEVRKLAEHSANATVEISRMIDKMAEQTQQAIDFALATHTRVESSVGSSQEAAGKIEQIRLSTEAVVARVKEISASTKEQSTATSDMARSAEHINVAAQQTSCQVETVVDTIRQLAEHGKQLKALVGQFRL, via the coding sequence ATGGTGGCGTTTGTCATTCTGATCATAACGCTGCTGTCCATCCTCTTTTGCGTGGTCGTCTACAGCAAGATGAGCAGCGCGCTGCTGTCCAGCGTGCATGGCGAGATCGACCAGGCAGCCAGCAACAAGGTCAGTTTTGTCACCGAGTGGGTCAATTCCCGCCAGCAGGTGATGGCGGCGACGCTGGCGCGCTTCGGCCAGGGCGACCTGCATCCGGTGCTCGACCAGACGCTGGAAGCCGGCCATTTCGACGATGCCTACGTCGGCCAGCCCGACAAGACCATGACCCAGTCCAGCAAGACGCCGCCGGTGCCCGCCGGCTACGACCCGACCGGACGGCCGTGGTATGTGGCGGCGATCGCGTCGCAGGGACCGATCGCGACCCCGCCTTATATTGATGCCGCGACCAGGCGTCCGATCATCACCTTCGCCCAGGCCCGACGTGAAAACGGCAAGGTCATCGCCGTTGCCGGCGCCGACGTGACGCTGCAGCGCGTGGTGGACGAAGTCACGACCGCCAAATTGCCCGGTGACGGCTACGCCTTCCTGGTCACCGAGGACGGGCTGGTGATTGCCCACCCGCAGAAGGATTCCGGGCTGAAGAAAATCAGCGAAGTCGTGCCGGGTTATGACTTTGCCGGCGCCAGCAAGGATGGTTCGTACCAGGATGTCGCGCTGAACGGCGAACACTTTCTGAGCAGCCTGCGTCCGGTCGGCAAGACCGGCTGGTATCTCGGCGTGATGGTGCCGATGGCGGCCGCGACGGCCGAGGTGAATGCGACCGTCGGACTGCTGCTCGGCCTGGTGCTTGGCGGCCTGCTGCTGGCGGCACTGGTGGTATTTGTCGGCGTGACGCGGATGATGGCCGGGCTGGGCGTGCTGCGCGACACCATGCGCAGCGTGGCGTCCGGTCAGGGTGACCTGACGGTCAAGCTGCCGGTCAGGAGCCAGGACGAGGTGGGCCAGATTGCGACCGCGTTCAACGAGTTCATGGGAACACTGCACGACATGTTCGTGACCGTGCGCAGCCATGCCGAAGACATGGCGACCGATGTCCAGCAGCTGCACGGTGCAGCCGACCGGATTGCCAGCGATTCGCGCAACCAGACCGAGGAAATCTCGTCGACGGCCGCAACGATCGAGGAGATCACCGTCAGCATCAACCATATTGCCGACAGCGCGGAAGAAACCGACGCCCTGGTGCTGCAGTCGAACCAGCACTCGGTCGAATCGCACGAACTGATGAACAGCGTGGCGCAGGAAATCGGCATGGTGGTGGAAACAGTCGGCAAGCTGCAGAACGAAATGCGCGGGCTGGCCAGCCAGTCCGAAGAAGTTCGCGGCATCGTCAACGTGATCCGCAGCATCGCCGACCAGACCAATCTGCTGGCGCTGAACGCGGCGATCGAAGCGGCACGAGCCGGCGAGCACGGTCGCGGCTTCGCCGTGGTGGCCGACGAAGTGCGCAAGCTGGCCGAACACTCGGCCAATGCCACGGTCGAGATCTCGCGCATGATCGACAAGATGGCGGAGCAGACCCAGCAGGCGATCGACTTCGCGCTGGCGACGCACACCCGGGTCGAGTCCAGCGTCGGTTCGTCACAGGAAGCCGCCGGCAAGATCGAGCAGATCCGCCTCAGCACCGAAGCCGTCGTGGCGCGGGTCAAGGAAATCTCGGCGTCAACCAAGGAGCAGAGCACAGCGACCAGTGACATGGCGCGCAGCGCCGAGCACATCAATGTTGCCGCCCAGCAGACCAGCTGCCAGGTGGAAACGGTGGTCGACACCATCCGTCAGCTGGCCGAGCACGGCAAGCAGTTGAAGGCACTGGTCGGGCAGTTCCGCCTGTAA